TGGGTAATGAGTATGGCCGTGACCATACCGTAAAGAAGATTTTTCATAGTGGTTTTGTAGTTCGGGCAGTTGAAATAGATTGCATTTTACGAATAACAGTTCGAATTCTTGTGAATACAAGCACCAGAATTGTTACCACTACAGAGGTATAGGGAAGAATATTACCTGTACGGCTGTATAGTGTTAGTGCGCTTTGCGGTGTTACCTGGAAGACTGCTGCGGATGTTGTCTCTGCAGGTACATCGCCTGAAACAGGGTGTACTGATTCTCCGGCCGGCGATATGAGCCCGGAAACACCGCTGTTGGCGCAGCGAATGATGCTCCGTCGTGTTTCGATTGCCCGCTGCTGGGCAATTCGAAAGTGCTGCATCGGACCCCAGGTTCCATTGTACCAGGCATCGTTGGTAATTACTGCTAAAATGGAGGCACCGTTGCGGACAAATTCACGGGATACTTCGGGGTAGATTGACTCAATGCAAATGTTCACGCCTACATTAGCCCCTTCCCTAATCTTGAGCGGGACACACGACGTCCCTTTGCCCCATGCAGAAATTCCAACGCCCCACTCAATCCACTGCATTGCAAAGGTTAACTGGTCAGCAAAGGGGAGACGTTCGGCAAAGGGGGTAAGCCGAGTTTTCCGGTGTACTTCAATGGTACCTCCGGGCCGCTCACCCACGAGCATTGCCGCATTGAAAATGTCGTAATGGATCGGAGTGTCGGTGTACTGTCGTGCGGAGGGTGGAGCAGTTCCGGAGCGGTACTCCACGTAATCAGCGTAGCCCGTCAGCAAGCTAATACCCAGTGAGTCAGTCCACCGGCTGAGCGATGTCCAGTCTGAAGAATAAAGCGGCCGACGTATGGTGTATGGGATAGCCGTTTCAGGCCATACCACGAGGGTTGGACGCAGTTGGTCAGGCGTGGCGGAGATTGCTGAATCCGTAATGTTCTTTAATTTTTCAACTTGTACAGATGCGGCGGTCCACTTATCCCATGGGTTCTCATTTGGCTGTACAATGAGTACGTGTAAGGGTGCTTCAGGCGGATGCTCCGGGCTGGTGCCGGCCAATGCCCGGGCC
This is a stretch of genomic DNA from Ignavibacteria bacterium. It encodes these proteins:
- the lnt gene encoding apolipoprotein N-acyltransferase, yielding MKEFTAAIVTGILLVVSYQFVGIASFIAYVPLLHLLAYGGRRSIAKTCTLLYVTFFIYHAGTNWWISSWQEQTDPYLFTSGIVLMVLHPFFLMLPFAIVQLITTRIGPLWALVSAPFVVTAFEWLHGQSDASYPWLTSGYMLTNTWWGQLSEFVGVYGITFIIIAINAAIVYTLAQHPGTRTKKINFVLIGTGIALLAIVGIILQQQARALAGTSPEHPPEAPLHVLIVQPNENPWDKWTAASVQVEKLKNITDSAISATPDQLRPTLVVWPETAIPYTIRRPLYSSDWTSLSRWTDSLGISLLTGYADYVEYRSGTAPPSARQYTDTPIHYDIFNAAMLVGERPGGTIEVHRKTRLTPFAERLPFADQLTFAMQWIEWGVGISAWGKGTSCVPLKIREGANVGVNICIESIYPEVSREFVRNGASILAVITNDAWYNGTWGPMQHFRIAQQRAIETRRSIIRCANSGVSGLISPAGESVHPVSGDVPAETTSAAVFQVTPQSALTLYSRTGNILPYTSVVVTILVLVFTRIRTVIRKMQSISTARTTKPL